The genomic DNA TCAGCTAGGATAGCATCATAATTAGATTGGGTCTTTTCAAGATCATCTTTTTCTGACCTTAGCTTCTCAAGGTTTTGTTTTTGTTTGATAGATTCACTTTCAAGAGAATGTTTTTCTTGTTCTATTTCAGCTAGGATAGCATCATAATTAGATTGGGTCTTTTCAAGATCATCTTTTTCTGACCTTAGCTTCTCAAGGTTTTGTTTTTGTTTGATAGATTCACTTTCAAGAGAATGTTTTTCTTGTTCTATTTGATTTCGGACTTCATCAAGTTGGGTTTGCATATCATTTAATTTGATTTCTTCTCCTCTTAGTTGCATGATCAGTTTTGTTTGTTCATCTAAACTGGATTTGTAAGATTCTCGCATGTCTTGGAGACGAAGTTGATTTTGTTGGATTTCTTTTTCTATTTCTTTTTGTTCTTTTTGAATTTGAATTAGTTTTTCTTCTTCTTCCTTTGATTCTTTTATTATGATATCTTGTTCTTTTTTGATACGACTTAAAATAGCAATTCTTTCAGTTTTGACTTGTTCAATTTCAGCTTTTTTAGCGCTAATTTGTTTAAATAACTCTATTTCAGAAGCGATACGTTCACGCTCCTCTTTAATTTGAGATTCTAAAATAATTTTCTCAGTTTCAAATTGTTTTATTTGTTCAGATGTTGTTTGTCTAATTTTCGATAGTTCAGAGTTTTTAGATTCGGTAGATGCAATGTTATTGAGCATGATTTCATCGTCATTATTTCTAATAATTTTAGAAATACTTGAATCATATTCATTTGGACTAAAATTATTGAGCACCGTATTACTTGTTTCTGTAATTTTGTCTAAGGGATGATTTTGTGTGTCAGTTTGAATTATGGTGGTTTTTTTATCAACATGTGTATTAACAGAGTTATTTGATATTTCATTTAATTTTCTCTGAACATAATTATGATCAGATTCATAAAGAGACTTACCTTGTAGTAATGTATCATAAATATATTGAAGTCGTCCAGGGTCTCCAGAACCAGAATCAATCAATTCTTTTACATGAGATAGAAGTGGATGTTGTGAGGATTCTTTATGTGTAAAGTTAATAGAAGAACTTAGTAATTTTTCAACATAAAGTTTATCAGAAGTAAACAGTGTTTTGCTATTTCTTAAAGATTCTCTAATATTATCTAATCTACCTACATCACCTTTACCAGTATCAATTAATTGGCCTATTCTGTCAATGGCTTCTTCAATAGTTAATTCCTGCAATTTACTATACAGTAGTTTTAATATTTTTGATTAATATAAGAATATTACAAAAAGACTCTTGAAAATTTGTTATGTTTTGTATGACAAAAATTGACTCACAGATAATCCATAGAACAAAGTTAAAAAGATCACGTAGAAATGATTCATACTAATCATCAGTATTTCATAAATACCATTTTACACGAATACTGTAATTGCATAAAACAAATAAAAAATATCAAATAGTAGAGATTCAAGATGATAGGCTTGTTTTGATGGAAGTGGGTGCAGCCGATACAGAATTTGAAAAAAGAAAAATTATTGATTTATAGGTATAATTATAAGTTAGATATAGAAAATTCATAGGCAAAACATAGAATTTTTTCATCATAAAGCCATCATTTGGATTCATCTGAATACATATACTGAATAGCGAAACCTGAATTTTATTTTGTGTGTGCTCAAGAAGAATTAAGGGGGATTTTTGATGATCATGTCTCATCCTAAAACTGATTGAAAAATAAGAATAAAAAAATCCTCTGGATGATCAACAATGTAGAATTTACTATAACTACTAATCTCACGTAGTTTCCTTAAAAAGTAGCAAAATAGCCTAGATAGGAATACACAATTGCAAATTAGATCCTAAAATAACATATCTGTTCATCTAGTTTTATCTCAAGATAAACATCATTTGTAAAGTATGCGTTATATTTTTATACTGATAATAGAACGCAATTTTTTATGCAAACAAAAACTGTATGGAAATGTCATATGTGTAATATGACGTTTGATAATCTGTTGACAGCTGACACTCATTACAATGTATTTAAGCACCCAGTAGAAATGATAAAGATTCCAATTCTACACCAGGTTTAGATACAGCAAGATATAGCCACCTAGTCTATTTCTTATTATTCACTAATGATTTGTTTTGATCGTCATGATTACGTTCTATACTTGAAAGGGAGATATCTAACTGTAGATGCATACAACATCAAGTTTTTTATTCTTATGCATTATTTGTTCTTCAATGACAACAAATACACAAAAGACAATCTTGCTTTTGACAATAACTGCGATGATAGTTTCAATACCTAGTGCATTTGCTGAACAAGTTACAGTCAGTCTTCCTGCAGGTTCTAGTGTTCCAGGCTGCGAGGAAACAAACAAATGCTATATCCCATCTAAAATAACAATACATCCGGGAGACAAAGTGGTGTGGAGTAACGATGACACTGCAGCCCATACTGTCACTAGTGGCACTCCTGCAAATGGTTCTGATGGAAAATTTGATAGTTCGTTATTTATGGCAGGAACCACATTTTCACACACATTTGACACTTTGGGAGAATACCCATATTATTGCATAGTCCATCCGTGGATGATAGGCTCTGTGTTAACAACTGTAGGTGGAGGTGTTAAAGCAGATCTTGGTGAAATGACAATTGGTTCTGGAATGCAGTCATCTAATTCAAATATGATTTCCAGCATGTCTTCAATCAAGGTGTCAGACACAGATCTAATGATAGGGTACACGATAACATCTGGCAATGTAGTAAGTGTTATGCCTGATGTGGATACAAATTCACTCATAATTGGAATCAATGCCGACAAGGATGGAATTATCACATTAGAATTACCACGTTCTGTCTTGGATGCAAAGATGAACAATAACGATGATGAATTTTTTGTATTGGTAGATGGTGAAGAGGTAAACTATGATGAATCAGTTACAAAAACACATCGAACATTGAGTGTTTCATTTCCTGCAGGTACTGATGAAATTGAAATTATAGGTACATTCGTTATTCCAGAATTTGGCACAATAGCTGCAATGATTCTAGCAATTGCAACCATATCCATAATTGCAATATCTGCAAAATCAAGATTAAGTGTAATGCCAAGACTCTAAGTTCAAATCCTTCTTTTTATTTTTTGAGTTTATCTTTTCAAATATTACATCACTTAAAGATACAGATATTTCCAAAAAATATGATTGGTAATATTAAGGAAAAAATAGAGAATGCAATCAAATTTGGGATAAAATACAAGTAAAAAACAATCAACAAATGATTCTATTATGATAAAAGATGAAAATATGTGGAATCATCATTTTTGATATAGTATAGTTTTTCATGGTCTTACATTGCATTATTCTTAATATCTTCTATTCTTTAACGCCATTATTGATGCGGATAGAAGGATTACAAATCCGGCTATTCCAACCAATAGTGAAAAAATTAGAATCATAAAAGATAAAAAAAATAAAATTCTTCCCACTCTCTTTGATTTTTTTATTACAAATGAAATCACAATTGCAAAGAAACACAATCCTGTAGAAATAATTCCTAATGCTCTAAAACCACCAACAAACCCTGACAAATCTCTACCAGTATAGAAATCAATTATTTCTAAAATTAGATCCATGTTTGAAATAGCAATCAAAATTGGTATCATGCCGGCAAGTCCCCCAATAATCACAAGAATTTGATAAGAGTGAAAGATAGAAACTATTTTTAGTGGACCATATTCTTGTTTTAGTCTTCTTGACAATTCCGGGATAAA from Nitrosopumilus sp. includes the following:
- a CDS encoding PEFG-CTERM sorting domain-containing protein; the protein is MTTNTQKTILLLTITAMIVSIPSAFAEQVTVSLPAGSSVPGCEETNKCYIPSKITIHPGDKVVWSNDDTAAHTVTSGTPANGSDGKFDSSLFMAGTTFSHTFDTLGEYPYYCIVHPWMIGSVLTTVGGGVKADLGEMTIGSGMQSSNSNMISSMSSIKVSDTDLMIGYTITSGNVVSVMPDVDTNSLIIGINADKDGIITLELPRSVLDAKMNNNDDEFFVLVDGEEVNYDESVTKTHRTLSVSFPAGTDEIEIIGTFVIPEFGTIAAMILAIATISIIAISAKSRLSVMPRL